GGATGAATATACGGTGCTGGGTTTAGCTACCGGCTCCACACCTACTGAAGTGTATAAAGAGCTGATCAGGTTGCACCGTGAAGAAGGGTTATCCTTCCGAAAAGTTATTACTTTTAATCTCGATGAATACTATCCAATGCAACCGGATTCATTGCAGAGCTATGTGCATTTTATGCAGGAGCATCTTTTTAAGCATATCGATATTCTGCCAGAAAATATTCACATTCCCGATGGAACCGTAGAAAAATCGAAAGTAGAGGAATATTGCAGGCATTATGAAGAAGAGATCGATGATGCCGGGGGTATTGACTTGCAGTTACTGGGTATCGGGCGGACAGGCCATATCGGATTTAATGAACCCGGGAGTCCTGTGCATTCCACCACGCGGCGGATCACGCTGGATCATCTTACACGTACGGATGCGGCCAGTGATTTTTTTGGGGAAGAAAATGTTCCAAAAACGGCTATCACCATGGGCATCGGAACCATTCTGAGCGCTAAACGAATTATTTTAATGGCTTTTGGTGAAGGGAAAGCGCCGATTATCAAAGAGAGCGTGGAAGGGCCGGTTAAAGAAACCATTCCGGCTACTTATCTGCAAAGGCATAGCCATGCCTCGATTATTTTAACGCCATCATCGGCAGCAGAACTCACACGGATTAAGACGCCCTGGCTCACCGGAAGTTGTAACTGGAACGACCGGCTTATCCGGAAAGCAGTAGTCTGGCTTTGTCAAAAAACGGATAAACCGATTCTAAAGTTAACCGACCGCGATTATCAGGATCATGGAATGGGCGAGCTGATCACAGAAGTTGGCTCAGCCTATTATATTAACATAAAGGTATTCAACGACTTACAGCATACAATCACAGGATGGCCGGGAGGAAAACCGAACGCCGATGACTCACAGCGTCCGGAGAGAGCCCAACCCTTTCCAAAACGAATTGTAGTATTCAGCCCCCATCCCGACGATGATGTGATCTCGATGGGGGGCACGTTGCACCGCCTGGTACAGCAAGGCCATGAGGTTCACGTGGTGTATCAGACCTCCGGAAGTATTGCAGTATTTGATGATGATGTGATACGGTTTCTGGATTTCGTAAATGCTTACAGCCACCTTTTCGCTACCCATGAAGCCCAACAAAACGAACGGTACAAAGAAATATACCGCTATATACAAAATAAACACGCCGGGCAATCCGATACGCAGGAAATCATCGCTATCAAGACAGCTATTCGGTGTGGAGAGGCAAAAGCCGCCTGCCGCTACCTGAGTATCCCGGAAGAGCACATCCATTTCCTGAATATGCCCTTTTATGAAACCGGAAAAATC
The nucleotide sequence above comes from Spartobacteria bacterium. Encoded proteins:
- the nagB gene encoding glucosamine-6-phosphate deaminase encodes the protein DEYTVLGLATGSTPTEVYKELIRLHREEGLSFRKVITFNLDEYYPMQPDSLQSYVHFMQEHLFKHIDILPENIHIPDGTVEKSKVEEYCRHYEEEIDDAGGIDLQLLGIGRTGHIGFNEPGSPVHSTTRRITLDHLTRTDAASDFFGEENVPKTAITMGIGTILSAKRIILMAFGEGKAPIIKESVEGPVKETIPATYLQRHSHASIILTPSSAAELTRIKTPWLTGSCNWNDRLIRKAVVWLCQKTDKPILKLTDRDYQDHGMGELITEVGSAYYINIKVFNDLQHTITGWPGGKPNADDSQRPERAQPFPKRIVVFSPHPDDDVISMGGTLHRLVQQGHEVHVVYQTSGSIAVFDDDVIRFLDFVNAYSHLFATHEAQQNERYKEIYRYIQNKHAGQSDTQEIIAIKTAIRCGEAKAACRYLSIPEEHIHFLNMPFYETGKIRKKELSEADYQLIATILNDIRPHQIYAAGDLSDPHGTHRQCMKAILHVLRQLTDAPWMKTCYVWFYRGAWQEWDIDQVDMAVPLSPDEVMTKRRAIFKHQSQKDRPLFPGHDSREFWQRAEQRNQATAQWYDKLGMAEYQA